In Paeniglutamicibacter kerguelensis, one genomic interval encodes:
- a CDS encoding ATPase gives MDVGLQDGIEASVDIDASAGAVWELIREPGWFINGGEIGKHQIETKGAFSVVHDAIYGRFDFEALTLDPPRYAAFRSLGGDEWDDPVPNTLIEFWVERINSGGVRLRVMESGFAGFDAEEHARVLSSRTLGWKVEMQAAKRHLSGK, from the coding sequence GTGGATGTAGGACTTCAGGATGGCATAGAGGCTTCAGTTGATATCGATGCCAGCGCCGGAGCCGTGTGGGAACTGATCAGGGAGCCGGGATGGTTCATCAACGGCGGTGAAATCGGGAAACACCAGATAGAAACCAAGGGTGCGTTCTCCGTCGTGCATGATGCAATCTACGGGCGGTTCGATTTCGAGGCGCTCACCCTGGATCCGCCCCGGTACGCGGCATTTCGCTCTCTGGGGGGAGACGAGTGGGACGACCCCGTGCCGAATACGCTCATTGAGTTCTGGGTGGAGCGGATCAACTCCGGAGGTGTGCGCCTGCGGGTCATGGAAAGCGGTTTCGCCGGGTTCGATGCGGAGGAACATGCCCGCGTGCTTTCCTCCAGGACCCTTGGCTGGAAGGTAGAGATGCAAGCCGCCAAGCGCCACCTGAGCGGAAAGTAG
- a CDS encoding O-acetyl-ADP-ribose deacetylase, whose product MQIDIVQGDITKLKVDAIVNAANTSLFGGGGVDGAIHAAAGPELLAECRKLRATTYPDGLASGLAVATGAGNLPARWVIHTPGPNRHVGQTSTRVLSNCFTNSLYVASRRGATSIAFPAIGAGAYGWDPEEVALIAAEAIRNWFDTYRHVTSLHRVVLVAYNTDVEAAFHKAFDTPRTDSELIHGH is encoded by the coding sequence ATGCAAATCGACATCGTGCAGGGGGACATCACCAAGCTGAAGGTTGATGCGATCGTCAATGCTGCAAACACGTCCCTTTTCGGCGGCGGCGGCGTTGACGGTGCAATTCATGCGGCAGCGGGTCCCGAGCTCTTGGCCGAATGCCGCAAGCTCCGGGCAACAACCTATCCTGACGGGCTTGCCTCCGGATTGGCGGTGGCCACCGGCGCCGGCAATCTCCCCGCGCGTTGGGTGATCCACACCCCTGGCCCCAATCGCCATGTAGGACAGACGAGCACCCGCGTACTTTCCAATTGCTTCACCAACAGCCTGTACGTCGCATCCCGTCGGGGTGCCACCAGTATCGCGTTCCCGGCCATCGGGGCGGGGGCCTACGGTTGGGATCCGGAAGAGGTCGCACTGATCGCCGCCGAAGCAATCAGGAACTGGTTCGATACCTACCGGCACGTGACATCGCTCCACCGCGTTGTCCTGGTCGCCTACAACACCGATGTCGAGGCAGCCTTCCACAAGGCATTCGATACCCCGCGCACGGACAGTGAATTGATCCACGGCCACTGA
- a CDS encoding ankyrin repeat domain-containing protein: MTETNADGALTDEELAFLHSIFDLAREGAAEKLMAIIDQGIPVDLTDSKGDTLMILAAYNGHDATVAGLLERGADINRLNDKGQGALTCAVFRKNEPLTRFLLQNGADPKLGAQNALAVTQMFGLPELKAVIEEYLRA; the protein is encoded by the coding sequence ATGACTGAAACGAACGCCGACGGCGCATTGACCGATGAAGAACTTGCGTTCCTGCATTCCATCTTCGACTTGGCGCGCGAAGGCGCAGCCGAAAAGCTCATGGCCATCATCGACCAGGGCATCCCCGTGGACCTGACCGACTCCAAGGGCGACACCCTGATGATCCTGGCCGCCTACAACGGACACGATGCAACGGTTGCCGGCCTACTGGAGCGCGGCGCGGACATCAACCGCCTGAACGACAAGGGCCAAGGCGCCCTGACCTGTGCGGTGTTCCGCAAGAACGAACCGCTGACCCGCTTCCTCCTGCAAAACGGCGCGGACCCCAAGCTGGGCGCGCAAAACGCGCTGGCCGTCACCCAGATGTTCGGGTTGCCCGAGCTCAAGGCAGTGATCGAAGAGTACCTCCGGGCATGA
- the argH gene encoding argininosuccinate lyase, giving the protein MGSSTNEGALWGGRFAGGPADALAALSKSTHFDWRLARYDIAGSRAHARVLHTAGLLNAEELAGMISALDALEADVVSGAYVASDSDEDVHGSLERGLIERAGTALGGKLRAGRSRNDQIATLGRMFLRDHARIIARGVLATIDALVEQAEAHPNAAMPGRTHLQHAQPILLSHHLLAHAWPLLRDVQRLADWDARAAVSPYGSGALAGSSLGLDPNAVAADLGFNSAAWNSIDGTAARDVFAEYAWIAAMIGVDLSRVSEEIIMWATKEFSFVTLDDAFSTGSSIMPQKKNPDVAELARGKAGRLIGNLTGLLATLKALPLAYNRDLQEDKEPVFDATDTLELLLPAVSGMIATLKFNTPRMAELAPLGFALATDIAEWLVRQGVPFREAHELSGAAVKLAESRDVELWDLSDEDYAGISEHLTPEVRTVLSTEGSLNSRSAQGGTAPSAVASQLEALKAALVPVRVFAD; this is encoded by the coding sequence ATGGGATCGTCAACGAATGAAGGCGCACTCTGGGGCGGACGATTTGCCGGCGGGCCGGCTGACGCCCTCGCCGCGCTGAGCAAGTCCACCCACTTCGACTGGCGCCTGGCCCGCTACGACATCGCCGGATCCCGTGCCCACGCACGCGTGCTCCACACTGCGGGACTGCTCAACGCCGAAGAGCTCGCCGGAATGATCTCGGCCCTCGACGCCCTTGAGGCGGATGTCGTCTCGGGCGCATACGTGGCCTCCGACTCCGACGAGGACGTCCACGGCTCCCTCGAACGAGGCCTCATCGAACGCGCCGGAACGGCGCTTGGCGGCAAGCTTCGCGCGGGACGCTCACGCAACGACCAGATCGCCACCCTTGGACGCATGTTCCTGCGCGACCACGCCCGCATCATCGCCCGCGGCGTGCTTGCCACCATCGATGCCCTGGTCGAACAGGCCGAGGCGCACCCGAACGCCGCGATGCCGGGACGCACCCACCTGCAGCACGCACAGCCGATCCTGCTTTCCCACCACCTGCTGGCCCACGCCTGGCCGCTGCTGCGCGATGTCCAGCGCCTCGCCGACTGGGACGCCCGCGCCGCGGTCTCCCCATACGGTTCCGGAGCGCTCGCCGGTTCTTCGCTGGGCCTCGACCCGAACGCCGTTGCCGCGGACCTGGGTTTCAACTCCGCGGCCTGGAACTCCATCGACGGCACCGCCGCGCGCGACGTGTTCGCCGAGTACGCGTGGATCGCCGCCATGATCGGCGTCGACCTCTCCCGCGTGTCGGAAGAAATCATCATGTGGGCAACCAAGGAATTCTCCTTCGTGACCCTCGACGACGCCTTCTCCACAGGCTCCTCGATCATGCCGCAGAAGAAGAACCCGGATGTCGCCGAGCTGGCCCGCGGCAAGGCAGGGCGCCTGATCGGCAACCTGACCGGCCTGCTGGCCACGCTCAAGGCGCTGCCGCTTGCCTACAACCGCGACCTGCAGGAAGACAAGGAACCGGTCTTCGACGCAACGGACACCCTGGAACTGCTGCTGCCCGCCGTCTCCGGCATGATCGCCACCCTGAAGTTCAACACCCCGCGCATGGCCGAACTTGCTCCGCTGGGCTTCGCGCTGGCCACGGACATCGCCGAATGGCTGGTCCGCCAGGGCGTTCCGTTCCGCGAGGCCCACGAGCTCTCCGGCGCCGCGGTCAAGCTCGCCGAATCCAGGGACGTCGAGCTCTGGGACCTGAGCGACGAGGACTACGCCGGCATCTCCGAACACCTCACCCCCGAGGTCCGCACGGTGCTCTCCACCGAGGGTTCGCTGAACTCCCGCTCGGCGCAGGGCGGCACCGCCCCGTCGGCGGTTGCCTCCCAGCTCGAGGCGCTCAAGGCGGCACTCGTGCCGGTGCGCGTCTTCGCCGACTAG
- a CDS encoding maleylpyruvate isomerase family mycothiol-dependent enzyme, with product MSELTQTELTHKVLSALSTLRQMVRTMDPAAAAEPSALPGWKRTQLLAHIDGFSRAATRQLDTAGAERPFEMYDGGMDRRHEAIELTALMRPDALLARTADALDALEASIRGISPAEWSLPTGFRDGGSVEDLFYAIWRELVIHTSDLALANSVADWDPDFCAHLFDALEGRVPDSRRYILQPHGAQRIVLGTGDDATVLSGTAFDLAAWLAGREPLGPIQATAGADGAALPELLPWFVKLKAKN from the coding sequence ATGAGTGAGCTGACGCAAACGGAATTGACCCACAAGGTCCTCTCCGCCCTATCGACCCTTCGCCAGATGGTCCGCACCATGGATCCCGCCGCGGCCGCAGAGCCAAGCGCCCTGCCGGGCTGGAAAAGAACACAGTTGCTGGCCCACATCGACGGCTTCAGCCGTGCAGCCACGCGCCAGCTGGACACCGCCGGCGCCGAGAGGCCGTTCGAGATGTACGACGGCGGAATGGACAGGCGTCACGAAGCCATCGAGCTGACCGCCCTGATGCGCCCCGACGCGCTGCTGGCCCGGACCGCCGATGCCCTCGATGCGCTGGAGGCCAGCATCCGCGGCATCAGCCCCGCGGAGTGGTCCCTGCCCACCGGGTTCCGCGACGGCGGCAGCGTGGAGGACCTCTTCTACGCGATCTGGCGCGAGCTGGTCATCCACACCTCCGACCTGGCCCTGGCCAATTCGGTCGCCGACTGGGACCCGGATTTCTGCGCCCACCTCTTCGATGCGCTCGAGGGCCGGGTTCCCGATTCCCGCCGCTACATCCTGCAGCCGCACGGCGCCCAGCGCATCGTGCTGGGCACCGGGGACGACGCCACGGTACTCAGCGGCACCGCCTTCGACCTGGCAGCCTGGCTGGCCGGCCGCGAGCCGCTGGGGCCCATCCAGGCCACCGCCGGTGCGGACGGCGCCGCCCTGCCCGAGCTCCTGCCCTGGTTCGTGAAGCTGAAGGCCAAGAACTAG
- a CDS encoding DNA-3-methyladenine glycosylase, with product MGSGTPEQLLGLDSVRLAPHLLGALVSSFIDGWLVVVRLTEVEAYDGASDPGSHAYRGKTKRNAALFGPPGTAYVYFTYGMHHCANVVCGPEGTASAVLMRAGEVIAGEDVVRARRGNNTGPAHLLLSGPARLAQGLGLSLRENGAAYRQGTAGGPGPSLGLENLATMPLAHCRGPRTGISGEGGGDAYPYRYWLPGEPSVSPYRRAAPRRRGK from the coding sequence GTGGGGAGCGGGACGCCGGAGCAGCTGCTGGGGCTGGACTCGGTCCGGCTGGCCCCGCACCTGCTCGGCGCCCTGGTCTCCAGCTTCATCGACGGGTGGCTTGTCGTAGTCAGGTTGACCGAGGTCGAGGCCTACGACGGGGCCTCCGACCCCGGATCGCACGCCTACCGCGGGAAGACCAAGCGCAACGCCGCGCTCTTCGGGCCGCCCGGCACCGCCTACGTCTACTTCACCTACGGCATGCACCACTGCGCCAACGTGGTCTGCGGACCCGAGGGCACCGCCTCGGCCGTGCTGATGCGGGCCGGTGAGGTCATCGCGGGGGAGGACGTCGTCCGCGCCCGGCGCGGCAACAACACCGGACCGGCCCACCTGCTGCTCAGCGGCCCGGCACGGCTGGCCCAGGGCCTGGGGCTCAGCCTGCGGGAGAACGGCGCCGCCTACCGGCAGGGCACCGCCGGCGGGCCCGGCCCCTCGCTCGGGTTGGAGAACCTGGCCACAATGCCGTTGGCCCACTGCCGCGGCCCGCGCACCGGGATCTCCGGGGAGGGCGGCGGCGATGCCTACCCATACAGGTATTGGCTGCCGGGGGAGCCGAGCGTCTCGCCGTACCGCCGCGCCGCGCCGCGTCGGCGGGGCAAATAA
- a CDS encoding adenine phosphoribosyltransferase yields the protein MLDRLSEIVPDYPSAGISFKDLTPVFADGQGLRRIVDEVIEPFRGQFDVIAGLEARGFVLAAAGAYATGTGMITVRKAGKLPREVFRDEYTLEYGTGTLEIHRDDVAPGTRVLILDDVLATGGTVGSAVRLLELAGAEVIGVGVVLELDGLGGREKLDGHTVHSLQLV from the coding sequence ATGCTCGACCGACTGAGCGAGATCGTCCCCGATTACCCCAGCGCCGGCATCTCCTTCAAGGACCTCACCCCGGTCTTCGCCGACGGCCAGGGCCTGCGCCGCATCGTCGACGAGGTCATCGAACCCTTCCGGGGCCAGTTCGACGTCATTGCCGGGCTCGAGGCCCGCGGCTTCGTCCTGGCCGCCGCAGGGGCCTACGCCACCGGAACCGGGATGATCACCGTCCGCAAGGCCGGCAAGCTGCCGCGCGAGGTGTTCCGCGACGAATACACCCTCGAATACGGCACCGGCACCCTTGAGATCCACCGCGACGACGTGGCCCCCGGCACCCGGGTGCTGATCCTCGACGACGTGCTGGCCACCGGCGGAACCGTCGGATCCGCCGTGCGCCTGCTCGAGCTGGCAGGCGCCGAGGTCATCGGCGTGGGCGTCGTGCTGGAGCTTGACGGCCTGGGCGGTCGCGAGAAGCTCGACGGCCACACGGTGCATTCCCTCCAGCTGGTCTAG
- a CDS encoding HelD family protein: MSESTTVHRELEAERDYVAKLYSRLDELRAEKKEQLTRTRAAGAQGTLQNVSERDSFAALYEDRLAQLNAVEDRLVFGRLDLDDNVNRAGEEPGAPRYIGRIGMTDDELTRLMVDWRAPEAAAFYQATALHRQGVRRRRHLMLRGRTVLGIDDEVLDTELFGEADDHQGEGALMAALTQKRTGRMGDIVGTIQAEQDRIIRAPLAGVLVVQGGPGTGKTAVALHRAAFLLYEHRERLKSAGVLLVGPSTSFMRYIERVLPSLGETGVVMSSVGELYPGLRAIPEHNRETARVKGKQLMAKVVAKAVSNRQRLLAEDRRVVVEGTRLTLTRGQVRHARERARSAHKPHNEARDIFVKTLVRELAEQLQQKLEESAGNGNAVDRSYLVQEVRESRDVRIALNLCWMPLTPQSLLEELFAKPHLLAAAAPQLREAELKALYRAPGSPWTEADVPLLDEAAELLGEFHAVGNKEAGAEAQLKRDLENAEATLRNVNEMLFNAGIDGLVEAEDLAAMNQETEVRQTAAERAVADRNWAYGHVVVDEAQELSPMQWRLLMRRCPLKSFTVVGDIAQTSSASGATSWEQAMRPFVAERFTLEELTVNYRTPMQIAEAATRVAHAAGLTISTPKAVREGEWPPIVDRLPQGTLLEKLREILPGEVEIADGGLLAVIVPESRLRTVRAAVVELFGRRVGTGSGGLSQDIVVLGARESKGLEFDVVVVLEPQELIDEVEGSVGDLYVAMTRTTQRLRILAEGTIPAGIDS, translated from the coding sequence ATGTCAGAGTCCACGACCGTTCACCGGGAGCTTGAAGCGGAGCGCGACTACGTTGCGAAGCTTTACAGCCGCCTCGATGAGTTGCGCGCCGAAAAGAAGGAACAGCTGACCCGCACCCGGGCGGCCGGGGCGCAGGGCACCTTGCAAAACGTATCCGAGCGCGACTCCTTCGCGGCCCTTTACGAGGACCGCCTGGCCCAGCTGAACGCCGTGGAGGACCGCCTGGTCTTCGGACGCCTGGACCTTGACGACAACGTGAACCGCGCCGGCGAAGAGCCGGGCGCGCCGCGCTACATCGGCCGCATCGGCATGACCGACGACGAGCTCACCCGCCTGATGGTCGACTGGCGCGCCCCGGAGGCCGCGGCCTTCTACCAGGCCACCGCGTTGCACCGCCAGGGCGTGCGCCGCCGCCGCCACCTGATGCTGCGCGGCCGCACCGTGCTGGGCATCGACGACGAGGTGCTGGACACCGAGCTCTTCGGCGAGGCCGACGACCACCAGGGCGAGGGCGCGCTCATGGCCGCCCTCACGCAGAAGCGCACCGGCCGCATGGGCGACATCGTCGGCACCATCCAGGCCGAGCAGGACCGCATCATCCGCGCGCCGCTGGCCGGCGTGCTGGTGGTCCAGGGCGGACCCGGCACCGGCAAGACCGCCGTGGCCCTGCACCGTGCCGCCTTCCTGCTCTACGAACACCGCGAACGCCTCAAGAGCGCCGGCGTGCTGCTGGTTGGCCCGTCGACCTCCTTCATGCGCTACATCGAACGCGTGTTGCCGTCGCTGGGTGAGACCGGCGTTGTCATGTCCTCGGTGGGGGAGCTGTATCCCGGCCTGCGCGCCATCCCGGAACACAACCGCGAGACGGCCCGCGTCAAGGGCAAGCAGCTCATGGCCAAGGTCGTGGCCAAGGCCGTGTCCAACCGCCAGCGCCTGCTCGCCGAGGACCGCCGCGTCGTGGTCGAGGGAACCCGGCTAACGCTGACCCGCGGCCAGGTGCGCCACGCCCGCGAAAGGGCCCGCTCGGCCCACAAGCCGCACAACGAGGCCCGCGACATCTTCGTGAAGACGCTGGTGCGCGAGCTCGCCGAACAGCTGCAGCAAAAGCTTGAAGAGTCGGCCGGCAACGGCAACGCCGTGGACCGCAGCTACCTGGTGCAAGAGGTGCGCGAGTCCCGCGACGTGCGCATCGCGCTGAACCTGTGCTGGATGCCGCTGACCCCGCAGTCGCTGCTCGAGGAACTCTTCGCCAAGCCGCACCTGCTGGCCGCCGCGGCACCGCAGCTGCGCGAGGCGGAGCTCAAGGCCCTGTACCGCGCCCCGGGTTCGCCGTGGACCGAGGCCGACGTGCCGCTGCTGGATGAGGCCGCCGAACTGCTGGGCGAATTCCACGCGGTGGGCAACAAGGAAGCCGGCGCCGAGGCGCAGCTGAAGCGCGACCTCGAAAACGCCGAGGCGACGCTGCGCAACGTCAACGAGATGCTTTTCAACGCCGGCATCGACGGGCTGGTCGAAGCCGAGGACCTGGCAGCCATGAACCAGGAAACCGAGGTCCGCCAGACCGCGGCCGAACGTGCGGTCGCGGACCGCAACTGGGCCTACGGGCACGTGGTGGTCGACGAGGCGCAGGAACTTTCCCCGATGCAGTGGCGCCTGCTGATGCGCCGCTGCCCGCTGAAGTCCTTCACCGTCGTCGGCGACATCGCCCAGACGTCATCGGCCTCCGGCGCGACCAGCTGGGAGCAGGCCATGCGCCCGTTCGTGGCCGAGCGCTTCACGCTCGAGGAACTGACCGTCAACTACCGCACGCCGATGCAGATCGCCGAAGCCGCGACCCGCGTGGCACACGCGGCCGGACTGACCATATCCACGCCCAAGGCCGTGCGCGAGGGCGAATGGCCGCCGATCGTGGACCGCCTGCCGCAGGGCACCCTGCTGGAGAAGCTCCGCGAGATCCTGCCCGGCGAGGTGGAAATCGCCGACGGCGGCCTGCTGGCCGTGATCGTTCCGGAATCCAGGCTCCGCACGGTGCGTGCGGCTGTCGTCGAGCTGTTCGGACGCCGCGTGGGCACAGGCTCGGGCGGGTTGAGCCAGGACATCGTGGTGCTTGGCGCGCGCGAATCCAAGGGCCTGGAATTCGACGTTGTCGTGGTCCTGGAGCCCCAGGAACTCATCGACGAGGTCGAAGGAAGCGTTGGCGACCTGTACGTTGCCATGACGCGTACGACCCAGCGCCTGCGCATCCTTGCCGAGGGGACGATCCCGGCCGGGATCGACTCCTAA
- the tyrS gene encoding tyrosine--tRNA ligase, whose product MSEIEQNPALSGQSNDPSFENVWQELKWRGLVHVSTDETELEKVLSEESITYYCGFDPTAPSLHLGNLVQLLNMRRLQLAGHKPLGLVGGSTGLIGDPRQTAERVLNTKETVAEWVGKLQAQVARFLSFEGDNAARMVNNLDWTAPLSAIDFLREVGKYFRVGTMIKKETVAARLNSDEGISYTEFSYQVLQGYDYLQLHKLYGCTLQTGGSDQWGNLTSGTDLIRKVEGKSAYAYGTPLITNSDGTKFGKSEGNAIWLDAEMCSPYTFYQFWLNTSDADIASRLKVFTFLSRAEIEALEEETAERPFARKAQKELAYLVTSLVHGVEATEKVIAASAALFGQGELRDMDEATLRAATGELKSTTVDGEELDIISVLVASGLSESKSAARRTVGEGGAYINNVKYSDLDAVVSREELLHGRYLLVRRGKKNLAVVEVA is encoded by the coding sequence GTGTCTGAAATTGAGCAGAATCCCGCACTGTCGGGACAAAGTAATGATCCGTCCTTTGAAAACGTCTGGCAGGAGCTGAAGTGGCGTGGCCTGGTCCACGTTTCCACCGATGAAACCGAGCTGGAGAAGGTCCTCTCCGAGGAGAGCATTACCTATTACTGCGGTTTCGACCCCACCGCTCCATCCCTGCATCTGGGCAACCTGGTCCAGCTGCTGAACATGCGCCGCCTGCAGCTGGCCGGCCACAAGCCCCTCGGCCTGGTTGGCGGGTCCACCGGCCTGATCGGTGACCCGCGCCAGACCGCGGAGCGTGTCCTTAATACCAAGGAGACCGTGGCCGAGTGGGTAGGCAAGTTGCAGGCCCAGGTTGCACGCTTTCTCTCCTTTGAGGGCGACAATGCCGCGCGCATGGTCAACAACCTTGACTGGACGGCGCCGCTGAGCGCGATCGACTTCCTGCGCGAAGTCGGCAAGTACTTCCGCGTCGGCACCATGATCAAGAAGGAAACCGTTGCCGCCCGCCTGAATTCGGACGAGGGCATCAGCTACACCGAGTTCAGCTACCAGGTACTGCAGGGTTACGACTACCTGCAGCTGCACAAGCTCTACGGCTGCACCCTGCAGACCGGTGGCTCGGACCAGTGGGGCAACCTCACCAGCGGCACGGACCTGATCCGCAAGGTCGAGGGAAAGAGCGCCTACGCATACGGAACTCCGCTGATCACCAACTCGGACGGAACCAAGTTCGGCAAGTCCGAAGGCAACGCCATTTGGCTGGACGCCGAGATGTGCAGCCCGTACACGTTCTACCAGTTCTGGCTCAACACCTCTGATGCCGACATCGCCTCGCGCTTGAAGGTCTTCACCTTCCTGAGCCGCGCAGAGATCGAAGCCCTGGAAGAGGAAACCGCAGAGCGCCCGTTTGCCCGCAAGGCCCAGAAGGAACTTGCCTACCTCGTGACCTCGCTGGTTCACGGTGTCGAAGCAACCGAAAAGGTCATTGCCGCTTCCGCCGCACTCTTCGGCCAGGGTGAATTGCGCGATATGGACGAAGCGACTCTGCGCGCGGCCACCGGGGAACTGAAAAGTACCACCGTCGACGGTGAAGAGCTGGACATCATTTCGGTATTGGTGGCTTCGGGGCTGTCCGAATCCAAGTCGGCCGCACGCCGCACGGTTGGCGAAGGCGGCGCCTACATCAACAACGTGAAGTACTCGGATCTGGATGCAGTAGTCAGCCGTGAAGAACTGCTCCACGGCCGGTACCTTTTGGTTCGCCGAGGCAAGAAGAACCTGGCTGTTGTTGAAGTTGCCTAA